In one window of Skermanella rosea DNA:
- a CDS encoding HAD family hydrolase — protein sequence MIRAVLWDIDGTLLDSEPHHFKSFVAVCESHGQTLAKADYDRLLGRSMAEVYALLNAVQPLPLDLPEFAAACSDHYVTHVADVPPRPGALEKVADLAGSGIAQACVSNSARRVVEANMAVIAMPEALGFALSRDDVTRGKPDPEPYLRAAERLGVPPDACVAVEDSPIGARAAKAAGMITIAWPQHRTLEFDAVDRIVGQLDEIDWTALLRDRKIT from the coding sequence ATGATAAGAGCCGTCCTCTGGGACATCGACGGCACGTTGCTGGACAGCGAGCCCCATCACTTCAAGTCCTTCGTGGCGGTCTGCGAGAGCCATGGCCAGACCTTGGCGAAAGCAGACTACGACCGCCTGCTGGGCCGCTCCATGGCGGAGGTGTACGCCCTGCTGAACGCCGTCCAACCGCTGCCGCTGGACCTGCCGGAGTTCGCCGCCGCCTGCTCCGACCACTACGTCACCCATGTGGCCGACGTGCCGCCGCGCCCCGGCGCGCTGGAGAAGGTCGCCGACCTCGCGGGCTCGGGCATCGCCCAGGCCTGCGTGTCGAACAGCGCCCGGCGCGTCGTCGAGGCGAACATGGCCGTCATCGCCATGCCCGAGGCGCTGGGCTTCGCCCTGTCGCGCGACGACGTGACCCGCGGCAAGCCCGACCCGGAACCGTACCTGCGCGCCGCCGAACGCCTGGGCGTGCCGCCGGACGCCTGCGTCGCGGTGGAGGACAGCCCGATCGGTGCCCGCGCCGCCAAGGCGGCCGGCATGATCACCATCGCCTGGCCGCAGCACCGGACGCTGGAATTCGACGCGGTCGACCGTATCGTCGGGCAACTGGACGAGATCGACTGGACAGCCCTTCTCCGGGACCGGAAAATCACCTAA